In one window of Lampris incognitus isolate fLamInc1 chromosome 3, fLamInc1.hap2, whole genome shotgun sequence DNA:
- the stap2b gene encoding signal-transducing adaptor protein 2b → MASRVGRQRAQLPHCYYEGYLEKRSFKDKTSRRLWTCLCGNTLFFFNNSKDADYIEKLELNSFISVTDDRSRDRNLDAARINLRLKNNDITLTAPSLEARELWKGFIQSVVQLSVPSKLNLLPGQIQMLKEVVNREKERVTALSPPVVTPPPANSYSLYIDLAGDMPSCYYQVSRMEAEMMLERNAKKGNMLLRPGRDGNSFAVTTRQHLNGTNHQQGSYLIWSVFRHYRVTRKHGGGFAIDLEHPIPCTTLNNVIDLLVKTTGGALVPFVMEGPYEESITFVQSDEENGEKRVQCAMLNPVSPPSVPPKTVQRECKPVPEPESKTGENLYLNDSRQERDVEDLPPPPHSRFEPNYSSVPFDHDSVFITVELAAI, encoded by the exons ATGGCATCACGAGTTGGGAGACAGAGAGCCCAACTCCCCCACTGCTACTACGAAGGATATCTGGAAAAGAGATCATTCAAAGATAAG ACGTCTCGCAGACTGTGGACCTGTCTGTGTGGCAACACACTTTTCTTCTTCAACAACAGCAAAGATGCTGAT TACATAGAGAAGCTGGAGCTCAACAGCTTCATCTCAGTAACAGATGACCGCAGTCGGGACCGTAACTTAGATGCGGCCAGGATCAACCTCCGACTAAAGAATAATGATATCACACTCACA GCCCCCAGCTTGGAGGCTCGAGAGCTCTGGAAGGGATTTATACAATCTGTGGTCCAG TTGTCAGTGCCCTCCAAACTCAACCTGCTCCCCGGCCAGATCCAGATGCTAAAAGAGGTGGTGAATAGAGAAAAGGAAAGAGTTacggccctctctccacccgtgGTCACACCTCCACCTGCCAACAGCTACAGCCTCTACATTGACCTTGCAGGAGACATGCCGAG TTGTTACTACCAGGTGTCCCGTATGGAGGCAGAAATGATGTTGGAGAGAAACGCTAAGAAAGGAAACATGCTGCTGAGGCCCGGCAGGGACGGAAACTCTTTCGCTGTCACTACTCGGCAACACCTTAACGG AACCAACCATCAGCAGGGGAGTTATTTAATCTG GTCTGTGTTCAGACACTACCGTGTGACTCGTAAACATGGCGGGGGTTTTGCCATCGACCTGGAGCATCCT ATCCCCTGCACCACGCTGAACAATGTGATCGACCTTCTGGTGAAGACAACTGGCGGAGCTCTGGTACCATTTGTCATGGAGGGGCCCTACGAGGAAAGCATCA CGTTTGTTCAGTCAGATGAAGAGAATGGAGAGAAGAGGGTTCAGTGTGCCATGTTGAACCCAGTCTCTCCCCCGAGTGTACCTCCCAAAACAG TTCAGAGAGAATGTAAACCAGTCCCTGAGCCAGAGTCTAAGACTGGGGAGAATCTTTATCTGAACGATAGCC gacaggagagagacgtGGAAGATTTGCCCCCGCCCCCACATTCCCGTTTTGAACCCAATTATTCATCAGTGCCCTTTGATCATGATTCTGTCTTCATTACTGTGGAATTAGCTGCTATCTAA